In Leishmania braziliensis MHOM/BR/75/M2904 complete genome, chromosome 31, one genomic interval encodes:
- a CDS encoding putative protein kinase — translation MSAFSSVLGAPGATGDLKYVKRKLIGTGSYGEAWLVERLSDKAIFVAKTMDLGKMSSRDRTYAYSEIKCLASCHHPNIIKYIEDKEDNEHLLIVMEFADSGDLDRQIKARSTDFKHFQEHEALFLFLQLCLALDHIHAHKMLHRDIKGANVLLTSTGLIKIGDFGFSHQYDDTVSGVVANTFCGTPYYLAPELWNNQRYSKKADVWSLGVLLYEIMALKRPFTSTNMKGLMAKVLSGDYESLPEVYSADFRDVVRKILVCDAAQRPSVRDIFRFPYVREGLKVFMHTMRKNSRIDNEVKEALMEHVTVILSSESVEEPKTATVGQINKDVFFSGYLNKLKGGDNHSWKRRYLQVQKGHFIMSEKESDTEGKALSLEHIQSVCPVPVSTAKRMHVFALHTTSGKSMWFEAPSLESMEEWIHAIQRGLGVA, via the coding sequence ATGAGTGCCTTTTCGTCCGTCCTCGGTGCGCCTGGCGCTACTGGAGATCTCAAGTACGTGAAGAGGAAGCTCATTGGGACTGGCTCCTACGGCGAGGCGTGGTTGGTGGAGCGCCTCAGCGACAAGGCGATCTTCGTCGCGAAAACAATGGACCTTGGGAAGATGTCGTCTCGTGACCGCACGTATGCGTACAGCGAAATCAAATGTCTTGCGAGCTGCCACCATCCAAATATCATCAAGTACATCGAGGACAAGGAAGATAACGAGCATTTGCTTATTGTAATGGAGTTTGCGGACTCGGGTGACCTGGACCGCCAGATCAAGGCACGCTCGACCGACTTCAAGCATTTCCAGGAGCACGAGGCattgtttctctttctgcagCTGTGTCTGGCACTAGACCACATCCACGCCCACAAGATGCTGCATCGCGATATCAAAGGAGCCAATGTGCTCCTTACTTCCACGGGTCTCATCAAGATTGGTGACTTTGGGTTCAGTCACCAGTACGACGATACCGTCTCGGGAGTGGTCGCGAACACCTTCTGTGGCACACCGTACTACCTTGCACCGGAGCTCTGGAACAACCAGCGCTACAGCAAAAAGGCAGATGTGTGGTCACTGGGTGTACTTTTGTACGAGATCATGGCGCTGAAGCGGCCATTCACGTCGACGAACATGAAGGGTCTCATGGCAAAGGTTCTGAGCGGAGACTACGAGTCGCTACCCGAAGTGTACTCGGCCGACTTTAGGGACGTGGTTCGCAAGATCCTTGTCTGtgatgcggcgcagcggccgaGCGTGCGGGACATCTTCCGCTTTCCCTACGTGCGGGAGGGTCTCAAGGTTTTCATGCACACTATGAGGAAGAATTCGCGGATTGACAACGAGGTAAAGGAGGCACTGATGGAGCATGTGACGGTGATCCTGTCTAGCGAGTCAGTCGAGGAGCCAAAGACTGCCACTGTTGGTCAGATCAACAAGGATGTGTTTTTCTCTGGGTACCTGAACAAGCTGAAGGGTGGTGACAATCATTCATGGAAGAGGCGGTACCTCCAGGTGCAGAAGGGTCATTTCATTATGTCGGAGAAGGAGTCGGACACCGAGGGAAAGGCGCTAAGCTTGGAGCACATCCAGAGCGTGTGCCCTGTTCCTGTGAGCACGGCAAAGCGCATGCATGTCTTTGCACTTCACACAACAAGTGGTAAGTCGATGTGGTTTGAAGCCCCATCGCTGGAGAGCATGGAGGAGTGGATTCACGCCATTCAGCGCGGCCTCGGCGTTGCGTGA